The proteins below are encoded in one region of Pyxidicoccus trucidator:
- a CDS encoding ComEA family DNA-binding protein, producing MRGLWAVVLGLLLCGPGVAEAGKLRTQYSGTVNLNEATAEQLDLLPGVGEKAAQRIIEHRKKRPFQRVEELVRVKGFGKKKFLKLKAHLALVGPTNLRVEQVPAPSERKEVVDTNN from the coding sequence GTGAGGGGGCTGTGGGCGGTGGTGCTGGGCCTGCTGCTGTGCGGGCCCGGCGTCGCGGAGGCCGGCAAGCTGCGCACGCAGTACTCGGGCACGGTGAACCTCAACGAGGCGACGGCGGAGCAGCTGGACCTGCTGCCGGGCGTCGGTGAGAAGGCCGCGCAGCGAATCATCGAGCATCGCAAGAAGCGGCCCTTCCAGCGGGTGGAGGAGCTGGTGCGGGTGAAGGGCTTCGGGAAGAAGAAGTTCCTCAAGCTCAAGGCGCACCTGGCCCTCGTGGGGCCCACCAACTTGAGGGTGGAGCAGGTGCCCGCCCCTTCCGAGAGAAAGGAGGTGGTCGACACGAACAACTGA
- a CDS encoding cupin domain-containing protein, translating into MSQPAAPKGAAKSLSSTYVHLRDDKSAADVEVTPTFWQELGSGERPGLDAGRLLMQLDSTEDWPTWEMHPAGDEVVFLVAGTVEFVLEVDGQEQCVTLKAPGDFVRVPRGVWHTARISSHCSLVFVTPGEGTLNRPR; encoded by the coding sequence GTGAGTCAGCCGGCAGCCCCGAAGGGTGCGGCGAAGTCACTGAGCTCTACGTACGTCCACCTGCGCGACGACAAGTCCGCGGCCGACGTCGAGGTGACACCGACGTTCTGGCAGGAGCTTGGCAGCGGCGAGCGACCCGGGCTCGACGCCGGGCGCCTGCTCATGCAGCTCGACTCCACCGAGGACTGGCCGACGTGGGAGATGCACCCGGCGGGCGACGAGGTGGTGTTTCTCGTCGCGGGAACCGTCGAGTTCGTGCTCGAAGTGGATGGACAGGAACAATGCGTAACGCTCAAGGCGCCAGGGGACTTCGTCCGCGTGCCGCGCGGCGTCTGGCACACGGCGCGTATCTCCAGTCACTGCTCGCTGGTCTTCGTAACGCCGGGGGAAGGAACCCTGAACCGGCCCAGGTGA
- the cysK gene encoding cysteine synthase A, whose amino-acid sequence MKAANILQTIGNTPHVRINRLFPSRVEVWAKLERANPGGSIKDRIALSMIEDAEARGVLTKDSIIIEPTSGNTGIGLALVAAVKGYPLTLVMPESMSIERRRLMAAYGAKLELTPRAQGMKGAIARAQELAAQTPNSWIPQQFENAANVEVHRRTTAREILQDFPEGLDYLITGVGTGGHITGVAEILKERFPKLKVFAVEPTKSPVLSGGAPGPHPIQGIGAGFIPKVLRTELLDGIVQVPEEEAFDFTRRAAKEEGIFLGISSGASLAAVHRKLGEIPDGSRVLTFNYDTGERYLSIETLFA is encoded by the coding sequence ATGAAGGCAGCCAACATCCTCCAGACCATCGGCAACACCCCGCACGTGCGCATCAACCGCCTGTTCCCCTCGCGGGTGGAGGTCTGGGCGAAGCTGGAGCGCGCCAACCCGGGTGGCAGCATCAAGGACCGCATTGCCCTGTCGATGATTGAGGACGCCGAGGCCCGGGGCGTGCTCACGAAGGACAGCATCATCATCGAGCCGACGTCCGGGAACACGGGCATCGGACTGGCGCTGGTGGCGGCGGTGAAGGGCTATCCGCTCACGCTGGTCATGCCCGAGTCGATGAGCATCGAGCGCCGCCGCCTCATGGCCGCCTACGGCGCGAAGCTGGAGCTCACCCCGCGCGCCCAGGGCATGAAGGGCGCCATCGCCCGCGCCCAGGAGCTGGCGGCGCAGACGCCGAACAGCTGGATTCCCCAGCAGTTCGAGAACGCCGCCAACGTGGAGGTCCACCGCCGCACCACCGCGCGCGAAATCCTCCAGGACTTCCCCGAGGGGCTCGACTACCTGATTACGGGCGTGGGCACGGGCGGCCACATCACCGGCGTGGCGGAAATCCTCAAGGAGCGCTTCCCGAAGCTGAAGGTCTTCGCGGTGGAGCCGACCAAGTCCCCCGTGCTCAGCGGCGGAGCGCCGGGCCCCCACCCCATCCAGGGCATCGGCGCGGGCTTCATCCCCAAGGTCCTCCGCACGGAGCTGCTGGACGGCATCGTCCAGGTTCCGGAGGAGGAGGCCTTCGACTTCACTCGCCGGGCCGCGAAGGAGGAGGGCATCTTCCTCGGCATCTCCTCGGGCGCGTCCCTGGCGGCCGTACACCGCAAGCTGGGCGAGATTCCCGACGGCAGCCGCGTGCTGACCTTCAACTACGACACCGGCGAGCGCTACCTCTCCATCGAGACGCTCTTCGCCTGA
- a CDS encoding dipeptidase, with the protein MNRRIANLLTVLPVTAALVAPPVLACTSMVVSKGATVDGATLMTYSADAHELYGELYYTPARRHATGAMRDIFEWDTGKFLGRIPQPPATYSVVGNMNEHQLSIGESTFTGREELEGPAGIVDYGSLIYIALERAKTAREAIQVMTSLVAEHGYASTGETFSIADPKEAWLLELIGKGKGQKGAVWVALRLPDGYISAHANQARITQFPLNDPNNALYSKDVISFAKEKGWFKGADDKFSFADAYHPLDFGGQRFAEGRVWSIFRRAAPSMKLGVEYADGSAPGKRLPLWVKPDKKLSVQDTMALMRDHFGGTPLDMTKDVGAGPYAAPYRWRPMTWEVDGKKYVHERAISTQQTAFSLVAQMRQSMPGPIGGVLWFGLDDTAMTVYTPMYAGIREVPKNFAQGVASRGKFSWDSSFWVFNWVSNQAYARWSDISVDVQREQGALEGQFLADQADVEKAALELYKRSPEEARQYLTAYSVKQGERVHSQWRKLGETLLVKYIDGNVRDEQGKVNHPKHSEEWYRRIAKERGRTLEMPPEPEKEEPKPVAAPAAPATPAAKPGPKPTVAPAP; encoded by the coding sequence ATGAACCGACGCATTGCGAACCTGCTCACGGTGCTGCCCGTCACGGCGGCACTGGTCGCTCCGCCCGTGCTCGCCTGCACCAGCATGGTGGTGTCCAAGGGAGCCACGGTGGACGGCGCCACCCTGATGACCTACTCGGCGGACGCGCACGAGCTGTACGGCGAGCTGTACTACACGCCCGCGCGCCGCCACGCGACGGGCGCCATGCGCGACATCTTCGAGTGGGACACCGGGAAGTTCCTCGGCCGGATTCCGCAGCCGCCCGCCACGTACTCGGTGGTGGGCAACATGAACGAGCACCAGCTCTCCATCGGCGAGTCCACCTTCACGGGCCGCGAGGAGCTGGAAGGGCCGGCGGGCATCGTCGACTACGGCTCGCTCATCTACATCGCCCTGGAGCGCGCGAAGACGGCGCGCGAGGCCATCCAGGTGATGACCTCCCTGGTCGCCGAGCACGGCTATGCCTCCACGGGCGAGACGTTCTCCATCGCCGACCCGAAGGAGGCCTGGCTGCTGGAGCTGATTGGCAAGGGCAAGGGCCAGAAGGGCGCGGTGTGGGTGGCCCTCCGGCTGCCGGACGGCTACATCTCCGCGCACGCCAACCAGGCGCGCATCACCCAGTTCCCCCTGAACGACCCGAACAACGCGCTCTACTCGAAGGACGTCATCTCCTTCGCGAAGGAGAAGGGCTGGTTCAAGGGCGCGGACGACAAGTTCAGCTTCGCGGACGCGTACCACCCACTGGACTTCGGCGGGCAGCGCTTCGCCGAGGGGCGCGTGTGGAGCATCTTCCGGCGCGCGGCCCCGTCGATGAAGCTGGGCGTGGAGTACGCGGACGGCTCGGCGCCGGGCAAGCGGCTGCCGCTGTGGGTGAAGCCGGACAAGAAGCTGTCCGTGCAGGACACCATGGCGCTGATGCGGGACCACTTCGGGGGCACCCCGCTGGACATGACGAAGGACGTGGGCGCGGGCCCGTACGCGGCGCCCTACCGCTGGCGGCCGATGACGTGGGAGGTGGATGGGAAGAAGTATGTCCACGAGCGCGCCATCTCCACGCAGCAGACGGCCTTCTCGCTCGTCGCGCAGATGCGCCAGTCGATGCCGGGCCCCATTGGCGGAGTGCTCTGGTTCGGCCTGGATGACACGGCAATGACGGTCTACACGCCCATGTACGCGGGCATCCGCGAGGTGCCGAAGAACTTCGCCCAGGGCGTGGCGAGCCGCGGGAAGTTCTCCTGGGACTCGTCCTTCTGGGTGTTCAACTGGGTGTCGAACCAGGCCTACGCGCGCTGGAGTGACATATCCGTGGACGTGCAGCGCGAGCAGGGCGCGCTGGAGGGCCAGTTCCTCGCGGACCAGGCCGACGTCGAGAAGGCCGCGCTGGAGCTGTACAAGCGCAGCCCCGAGGAGGCGCGCCAGTACCTCACCGCGTACTCGGTGAAGCAGGGCGAGCGGGTCCACAGCCAGTGGCGCAAGCTGGGTGAGACGCTGCTCGTGAAGTACATCGACGGCAACGTCCGCGACGAGCAGGGCAAGGTGAACCACCCGAAGCACTCGGAGGAGTGGTACCGGCGCATCGCGAAGGAGCGGGGCAGGACGCTGGAGATGCCGCCCGAGCCCGAGAAGGAGGAGCCGAAGCCCGTTGCCGCTCCGGCAGCTCCCGCGACTCCGGCCGCGAAGCCCGGACCGAAGCCCACCGTGGCCCCGGCGCCGTAG
- a CDS encoding MarR family transcriptional regulator, translated as MKDMDTDEPAPQEGERPKGPPLGEVLEFMRLLWAVDHGLQSTSKRMESTLGLTGPQRLVVRLVGRFPGITAGTLAQILHVHPSTLTGVLKRLEKRGLLERKADPLDGRKALFALTETGRSLDIPSEGTVESAVQRVLSRMSRTRILCTQDVLTALAQELGGVPMPEDDGGESGARKPASR; from the coding sequence ATGAAGGACATGGACACCGACGAGCCAGCGCCGCAGGAAGGCGAGCGGCCCAAGGGCCCTCCCCTCGGAGAGGTGCTCGAGTTCATGCGCCTGCTCTGGGCCGTGGACCACGGCCTCCAGTCCACCTCCAAGCGCATGGAGTCCACGCTCGGGCTCACCGGGCCGCAGCGACTGGTCGTCCGTCTGGTCGGCCGCTTCCCGGGCATCACCGCCGGCACGCTCGCGCAGATTCTCCATGTGCACCCCAGCACCCTCACCGGCGTCCTCAAGCGGCTGGAGAAGCGAGGCCTGCTGGAGCGCAAGGCGGATCCGCTCGACGGGCGCAAGGCGCTGTTCGCCCTCACCGAGACGGGCCGCTCGCTCGACATCCCCTCCGAGGGCACCGTGGAGTCCGCCGTACAGCGCGTCCTCTCCCGCATGTCGCGCACGCGCATCCTCTGTACCCAGGACGTGCTCACCGCGCTCGCCCAGGAGCTGGGTGGCGTCCCCATGCCGGAAGACGACGGCGGCGAGTCCGGCGCCCGGAAGCCCGCCTCGCGCTGA
- a CDS encoding DUF4175 family protein gives MNLDTPQTPGPELPPPPPPPPWAPASRATPGSQTLGVAALLSEVRTRQRRNLWLQGSMLGLSAAAVLLVAGGFLGLAVPRLGGSVLWLALPVGVAVACAFGLWRAKQQVGDDVRTARLVGQRRPELSLDVLAAVELKRQRGPEAGWSSDLAGAFLEQMDTRVRTVDVRSVVDGRPVRRAALASGGVLLALAVLMVLLGGRWSAGLARIRELARSPQAQAQVEPITGDIELTYRYPAYTGLTQRTVPGTNGEVSAPAGTEVVLKTRSDRPVERAELVVNGQPLPLTVAGNRELEGSFVAKQSGHYRFVFYGPRDKLLVTGPEIALNVEADKAPQVSLMTPAMELEVDPGEKVTLKYEATDDYGLSGLALVFRTPGTTKETRVPLPREDGRRNRATHTWDLGALKVDPGDRITYYVEAQDNDAVEGPKKGVSRTQVLRIYSAAEHRRAALEKAEQLWGRMVDHLADRLEGPDRAKQKDPQAVASAASVDTSGQQLVTDMRTLARELARERDVPTELVSALSHISESLGSHINGTADFRRLYLRTQRARGEDWGTGNRLTSTVNEEIEELEKDILYLESLIDRQKLEALQELGKQLANERRELANLVEQFKNNPDEEARQAVMEQIQQLKNRINELMQRMAEMRKGIRDEHYNAEALSEMMKEQDMQGALDEVEKLMREGKTEEALAKLQELGMQMDEMLQNLDKESSELGSEQNPELVEKFGKFMEELQTTVQEQQKVADQTRQLRDQARSQNRERLAEKGKALKDELLRKVQQAQEDYKKLQPEQLNSRAARPLEEAQSELQNVEQALKVNDFDLAAEAAARAEDAARQLSMMGEQQKQLDEMFGNPPEVRQQSANLAQRLERDARNVEEVNKQLQSLFPPPGSQLSQQERQQLQQLSQQQGELEQRAQGLRQQMEEMQQMAPLFGEEATQQMEGVGQRMGEAAQRMQGKDPGRGYGEQQAALEGLRQFQRQMQEGQRGGKGGLPLPMGAGSRRQEGNGKDPRNEVELPDEDAFQAPKEFRKDLLDAMKQGAPEKYREQVKRYYEELVK, from the coding sequence GTGAATCTCGACACCCCGCAGACCCCAGGCCCCGAGCTGCCGCCCCCGCCTCCCCCGCCCCCCTGGGCGCCGGCCTCCCGGGCCACGCCGGGCTCCCAGACGCTGGGGGTGGCGGCCCTCCTCTCCGAGGTGCGCACCCGCCAGCGCCGCAACCTGTGGCTGCAAGGGAGCATGCTGGGCCTCTCCGCGGCGGCGGTGCTGCTGGTGGCCGGTGGCTTCCTCGGACTGGCAGTCCCCCGTCTGGGTGGCTCCGTGCTGTGGCTCGCCCTCCCCGTCGGCGTCGCGGTGGCCTGCGCCTTCGGCCTGTGGCGCGCGAAGCAGCAGGTGGGCGACGACGTCCGCACCGCGCGGCTGGTGGGCCAGCGGCGCCCGGAGCTGTCGCTGGACGTGCTCGCCGCCGTCGAACTGAAGCGCCAGCGAGGCCCCGAGGCGGGCTGGTCCTCGGACCTGGCCGGCGCCTTCCTGGAGCAGATGGACACGCGGGTGCGCACCGTGGACGTGCGCTCCGTGGTGGACGGCCGCCCGGTGCGCCGCGCCGCGCTCGCCTCCGGTGGCGTCCTGCTGGCCCTGGCCGTGTTGATGGTGCTGCTGGGCGGGCGTTGGAGCGCCGGCCTGGCGCGCATCCGTGAGCTGGCCAGGAGCCCCCAGGCCCAGGCGCAGGTCGAGCCGATTACCGGCGACATCGAGCTGACGTACCGATACCCCGCGTACACGGGCCTCACGCAGCGCACCGTGCCCGGCACCAACGGAGAGGTGAGCGCCCCGGCGGGCACCGAGGTGGTGCTCAAGACGCGCTCGGACCGCCCCGTGGAGCGCGCGGAGCTGGTGGTCAACGGCCAGCCGCTGCCCCTCACCGTCGCCGGCAACCGGGAGTTGGAGGGCTCCTTCGTCGCGAAGCAGTCCGGCCACTACCGCTTCGTCTTCTATGGCCCGCGCGACAAGCTCCTCGTCACCGGCCCCGAAATCGCCCTCAACGTGGAGGCGGACAAGGCGCCGCAGGTGTCGCTGATGACGCCCGCGATGGAGCTGGAGGTGGACCCTGGCGAGAAGGTGACGCTCAAGTACGAGGCCACCGACGACTACGGCCTGTCCGGCCTCGCGCTCGTCTTCCGCACGCCCGGCACGACGAAGGAGACGCGTGTCCCGCTGCCGCGCGAGGACGGCCGCCGCAACCGCGCCACGCACACGTGGGACCTGGGCGCGCTCAAGGTCGACCCTGGCGACAGGATTACCTACTACGTGGAGGCGCAGGACAACGACGCGGTGGAGGGCCCGAAGAAGGGCGTCAGCCGCACGCAGGTGCTGCGCATCTACTCCGCCGCCGAGCACCGCCGCGCCGCGCTGGAGAAGGCCGAGCAGCTCTGGGGCCGCATGGTGGACCACCTCGCGGACCGCCTGGAGGGCCCGGACCGCGCGAAGCAGAAGGACCCGCAGGCCGTGGCCTCCGCCGCGTCCGTGGACACCAGCGGGCAGCAGTTGGTGACGGACATGCGCACGCTGGCCCGGGAGCTGGCGCGCGAGCGCGACGTGCCCACCGAGCTGGTCTCCGCGCTGAGCCACATCTCCGAGTCGCTCGGCAGCCACATCAACGGCACCGCCGACTTCCGCCGCCTCTACCTGCGCACCCAGCGCGCCCGGGGCGAGGACTGGGGCACCGGCAACCGCCTCACCTCCACCGTCAACGAGGAGATTGAGGAGCTGGAGAAGGACATCCTCTACCTGGAGTCGCTCATCGACCGGCAGAAGCTGGAGGCCCTGCAGGAGCTGGGCAAGCAGCTCGCCAACGAGCGGCGCGAGCTGGCCAACCTCGTCGAGCAGTTCAAGAACAACCCCGACGAGGAGGCCCGCCAGGCGGTGATGGAGCAGATTCAGCAGCTCAAGAATCGCATCAACGAGCTGATGCAGCGCATGGCGGAGATGCGCAAGGGCATCCGCGACGAGCACTACAACGCCGAGGCCCTCTCCGAGATGATGAAGGAGCAGGACATGCAGGGCGCGCTCGACGAAGTCGAGAAGCTCATGCGCGAGGGCAAGACGGAAGAGGCCCTGGCCAAGCTCCAGGAGCTCGGCATGCAGATGGACGAGATGCTCCAGAACCTGGACAAGGAGTCGAGCGAGCTCGGCTCCGAGCAGAACCCCGAGCTGGTGGAGAAGTTCGGCAAGTTCATGGAGGAGCTGCAGACCACGGTGCAGGAGCAGCAGAAGGTGGCGGACCAGACGCGCCAGCTGAGAGACCAGGCCCGCTCTCAGAACCGCGAGCGGCTGGCGGAGAAGGGCAAGGCCCTCAAGGACGAGCTGCTGCGCAAGGTGCAGCAGGCGCAGGAGGACTACAAGAAGCTCCAGCCCGAGCAGCTCAACAGCCGCGCCGCGCGTCCCCTGGAAGAGGCCCAGTCCGAGCTGCAGAACGTGGAGCAGGCGCTGAAGGTGAACGACTTCGACCTCGCGGCCGAGGCCGCCGCGCGCGCCGAGGACGCCGCCCGGCAGCTCTCCATGATGGGCGAGCAGCAGAAGCAGCTCGACGAGATGTTCGGCAACCCGCCCGAGGTGCGGCAGCAGTCCGCCAACCTCGCGCAGCGCCTGGAGCGCGACGCGCGCAACGTGGAGGAGGTCAACAAGCAGCTCCAGTCCCTCTTCCCGCCGCCGGGCTCGCAGCTGTCGCAGCAGGAGCGGCAGCAACTGCAGCAGCTCTCGCAGCAGCAGGGCGAGCTGGAGCAGCGCGCGCAGGGGCTGCGCCAGCAGATGGAGGAGATGCAGCAGATGGCGCCCCTCTTCGGTGAGGAGGCCACGCAGCAGATGGAGGGCGTGGGCCAGCGCATGGGCGAGGCCGCGCAGCGGATGCAGGGCAAGGACCCGGGCCGCGGCTACGGCGAGCAGCAGGCGGCGCTGGAGGGCCTGCGCCAGTTCCAGCGGCAGATGCAGGAGGGCCAGCGCGGCGGCAAGGGCGGCCTGCCCCTGCCCATGGGCGCGGGCTCGCGCCGCCAGGAGGGCAACGGGAAGGACCCGCGCAACGAGGTGGAGCTGCCCGACGAGGACGCCTTCCAGGCGCCGAAGGAGTTCCGCAAGGACCTGCTGGACGCGATGAAGCAGGGCGCGCCGGAGAAGTACCGCGAGCAGGTGAAGCGCTACTACGAGGAGCTGGTGAAGTGA
- a CDS encoding peptidase MA family metallohydrolase — MPKHESPLAVRALFAVLAVAVCCLPPAAWAQDASLKDEVKDRLGRVDQSLDDWDLPGAKRELAEVEPLVPAELEPLKYYQGRLAFEEGRYEDAVSLLQGANIEDKPGSYLRLAKDTRDIIKRHQRAESEHFIFFYPNGKEEVLVPYALETLEAIHRAMAEDLGWTPPGGKIRVEVVNNARELARVSTLTEKQIRTTGTIAICKFSKLMVTSPKAVAQGYDWQDTLAHEYIHLVISQMSRNTVPIWLHEGLAKFLESRWRGKGGLAMTPSTQALLGKRVKADTLIPFEKMHPSIALLPTAEDAAVAFAEVFYAIDYVHQTKGSAGFRAIIQELKAGQKDRKAVETATGMPFALFEKAWLAHIKKQPFPQELLPREERVVLKEDAKGKAKDESEKKGREISFGDFDNVEEVPARRFAHLGEVLRERNRVKAAAEEYAKAHKLVGDKYESISNKYALALLELRRLDEAESVLRGSLRVYPGSPSTNVHLGRILVFRKDYPKAKTAYLEALASDPFDPEIHLALTRIHGELGESALATRARTAAVKLTNLKPEQVDHVAQTFLKDEDELSEMNVSAAGVPGGEQPAQQQQAPDAGR, encoded by the coding sequence ATGCCGAAGCACGAGTCTCCGCTGGCCGTGAGGGCCCTCTTCGCCGTGCTGGCCGTGGCCGTCTGCTGCCTGCCTCCGGCGGCGTGGGCGCAGGACGCCTCGCTCAAGGACGAGGTGAAGGACCGGCTGGGCCGCGTGGACCAGTCCCTGGACGACTGGGACCTCCCCGGCGCGAAGCGCGAGCTGGCCGAGGTGGAGCCGCTCGTCCCCGCCGAGCTGGAGCCGCTGAAGTACTACCAGGGCCGCCTGGCCTTCGAGGAGGGGCGCTACGAGGACGCGGTGTCCCTGCTGCAGGGCGCCAACATCGAGGACAAGCCGGGCAGCTACCTGCGGCTGGCCAAGGACACGCGCGACATCATCAAGAGGCACCAGCGCGCGGAGAGCGAGCACTTCATCTTCTTCTACCCGAACGGGAAGGAGGAGGTGCTCGTCCCCTACGCCCTGGAGACGCTGGAGGCCATCCACCGCGCCATGGCCGAGGACCTGGGCTGGACGCCGCCGGGCGGGAAGATTCGCGTCGAAGTCGTCAACAACGCGCGCGAGCTGGCGCGGGTGAGCACGCTGACGGAGAAGCAGATTCGCACCACGGGCACCATCGCCATCTGCAAGTTCAGCAAGCTGATGGTGACCAGCCCCAAGGCCGTGGCCCAGGGCTACGACTGGCAGGACACGCTGGCGCACGAGTACATCCACCTCGTCATCAGCCAGATGAGCCGCAACACCGTGCCCATCTGGCTGCACGAGGGCCTGGCCAAGTTCCTGGAGTCGCGCTGGCGCGGCAAGGGCGGCCTGGCCATGACGCCCTCCACGCAGGCCCTGCTGGGCAAGCGCGTGAAGGCGGACACGCTCATCCCCTTCGAGAAGATGCACCCGTCGATTGCGCTGCTGCCCACGGCGGAGGACGCGGCCGTCGCGTTCGCCGAGGTGTTCTACGCCATCGACTACGTGCACCAGACGAAGGGCTCCGCGGGGTTTCGCGCCATCATCCAGGAGCTGAAGGCCGGGCAGAAGGACCGCAAGGCGGTGGAGACGGCCACGGGCATGCCCTTCGCCCTCTTCGAGAAGGCGTGGCTGGCCCACATCAAGAAGCAGCCCTTCCCGCAGGAGCTGCTCCCGCGCGAGGAGCGCGTGGTGCTCAAGGAGGACGCCAAGGGCAAGGCGAAGGACGAGAGCGAAAAGAAGGGGCGGGAAATCTCCTTCGGCGACTTCGACAACGTGGAGGAGGTGCCGGCGCGCCGCTTCGCCCATCTGGGAGAGGTGCTGCGCGAGCGCAACCGGGTGAAGGCCGCGGCGGAGGAGTACGCCAAGGCCCACAAGCTGGTGGGCGACAAGTACGAGTCCATCTCCAACAAGTACGCGCTGGCGCTGCTGGAGCTGCGGCGGCTGGACGAGGCGGAGAGCGTGCTGCGCGGCAGCCTGCGCGTGTACCCGGGCTCGCCCTCCACCAACGTGCACCTGGGCCGCATCCTCGTGTTCCGCAAGGACTACCCGAAGGCGAAGACGGCATACCTGGAGGCCCTGGCCTCGGACCCGTTCGACCCGGAAATCCACCTGGCCCTCACGCGCATCCACGGCGAACTGGGCGAGTCGGCGCTGGCCACCCGCGCGCGCACAGCCGCCGTGAAGCTCACCAACCTCAAGCCCGAGCAGGTGGACCACGTGGCCCAGACCTTCCTCAAGGATGAGGATGAGCTGTCGGAGATGAATGTCTCCGCCGCCGGAGTCCCTGGCGGGGAGCAGCCGGCACAGCAGCAGCAGGCGCCCGACGCCGGACGCTGA
- a CDS encoding DUF1622 domain-containing protein — protein MELDSLIALSAQIMEVAGVAAMVLGALLSLVLLAMRGGLMRDVAYHRFRLNLGRAILLGLEFLVAADIIRTVSEEPSLRAVLVLGLIVLIRTFLSFTLTVELEGRWPWQQRETGSKAVNGPGAPPASPPRAP, from the coding sequence ATGGAGCTCGACTCGCTCATCGCGCTGTCCGCGCAAATCATGGAGGTCGCGGGCGTGGCCGCCATGGTGCTGGGCGCCCTCCTGTCCCTGGTGCTGCTCGCGATGCGCGGGGGCCTGATGCGGGACGTGGCCTACCACCGCTTCCGACTCAACCTGGGTCGCGCGATTCTGCTGGGCCTGGAGTTCCTCGTCGCCGCCGACATCATCCGCACGGTGAGCGAGGAGCCCTCGCTGCGCGCCGTCCTCGTGCTGGGCCTCATCGTCCTCATCCGGACCTTCCTCAGCTTCACCCTCACCGTGGAGCTGGAGGGCCGCTGGCCCTGGCAGCAGCGCGAGACGGGCTCCAAGGCCGTGAATGGCCCCGGGGCTCCCCCCGCGTCGCCCCCGCGTGCCCCGTGA
- a CDS encoding DUF4142 domain-containing protein yields MKRTLQGIIVTASLLTGGLALAQGPGSPSPGQPMKAEKGMGGDFKGFMAPKDEKALLDQLHYANQQEIKLGQLAEKSAMNPEVKSFASMMVKDHTAMDQKLMDHAKGKGLKVADMPKPANDLEKKMMAQDKASMEELQVLKGAAFDSAYMAGQVADHDATLGKVMASKQAMPTMDPQMTAMMQELTQKVPAHREQAWTILGKLDDGMAVGGSGTMGSTGGNMDHGSMGHGSTGGTTAPTTPAPKK; encoded by the coding sequence ATGAAGCGCACCCTTCAGGGAATCATCGTCACGGCCTCGCTCCTCACCGGCGGTCTCGCCCTCGCCCAGGGCCCGGGCAGCCCGTCTCCCGGTCAGCCGATGAAGGCCGAGAAGGGCATGGGCGGCGACTTCAAGGGCTTCATGGCCCCCAAGGACGAGAAGGCGCTGCTGGACCAGCTGCACTACGCCAACCAGCAGGAAATCAAGCTCGGCCAGCTCGCCGAGAAGAGCGCCATGAATCCCGAGGTGAAGTCCTTTGCCAGCATGATGGTCAAGGACCACACCGCCATGGACCAGAAGCTCATGGACCATGCGAAGGGCAAGGGCCTGAAGGTCGCGGACATGCCGAAGCCGGCGAACGACCTGGAGAAGAAGATGATGGCCCAGGACAAGGCCAGCATGGAGGAACTCCAGGTGCTCAAGGGCGCCGCCTTCGACTCGGCCTACATGGCCGGCCAGGTCGCCGACCACGACGCCACGCTCGGCAAGGTGATGGCGTCGAAGCAGGCCATGCCCACCATGGACCCGCAGATGACGGCGATGATGCAGGAGCTCACCCAGAAGGTGCCCGCGCACCGCGAGCAGGCCTGGACCATCCTCGGCAAGCTGGACGACGGCATGGCCGTGGGCGGCTCCGGCACCATGGGCAGCACGGGCGGCAACATGGACCACGGCTCCATGGGCCACGGCTCCACGGGTGGCACGACGGCGCCCACCACGCCCGCACCGAAGAAGTAG